The Henckelia pumila isolate YLH828 chromosome 2, ASM3356847v2, whole genome shotgun sequence genome includes a window with the following:
- the LOC140879113 gene encoding glyoxysomal fatty acid beta-oxidation multifunctional protein MFP-a-like isoform X9, whose amino-acid sequence MRGKCFGTQRLPRLVGLTKALEMILMSKRVSGEEARILNLVDAIAPADKLLGVARQWALDISECRRPWIISLYKIDKLEPFAEARAILKSARFEVQKQNPNLVHQLVCIDVIEHGIVSGPRNALWKEAEALQELRQSSTCKSLIHVFFAQRLVFKIPGVTKSKLLPRKFNKVALIGGGAMSSEVAKLLVLSNYQVILKEKDEKSLLLQIDRVKGKLQNHVKNGKEDQYRPEKVFSLLKGVLDYDDFKDVELVIEAEAGTLSLQQEIFADLEKICPPHCIFTSSLTFSLKSIGEKTKCHDRMAGIHFFCPSPDMPLIEIVRMDSTSPQVIVDLMDLGKKMRKTPIIVGDLEGHSINRLLIKYLHAAIFLAERGVDLYLIDQAFTSFGMLLGPFRMIDMLGLQVFEAIGRIYVENLPDSSYHIKLISFLRQHDYEGESSGKGFYKYDNCGMATPNAKIKKYLQKSGNTSYMTIESKLTKLSNDEMVEMILFPALNEACQLISKGIVTRPSDLDVASVLGMGFPAYRGGIIYWSDTFSSAYIHSNLENWSKVHGEFFKPCAYITECAAKGVSLVNETNHGKSRL is encoded by the exons ATGCGTGGAAAATGTTTCG GGACGCAGCGGCTTCCCAGGCTCGTGGGCCTTACCAAGGCTCTTGAAATGATTTTG ATGTCAAAGCGAGTAAGTGGAGAGGAAGCTCGAATTTTGAACCTTGTGGATGCAATAGCTCCAGCAGATAAGCTGCTTGGAGTAGCTCGTCAATGGGCGTTGGATATATCAGAGTGTAGAAGACCATGGATCATTAGTCTTTATAAAATTGACAAACTAGAACCATTTGCTGAAGCTAGGGCGATACTGAAATCAGCTCGGTTTGAAGTCCAGAAACAAAATCCAAACCTAGTGCATCAATTGGTATGCATCGATGTTATTGAACATGGAATAGTTTCAGGCCCTCGTAATGCCCTGTGGAAG GAAGCAGAAGCTCTGCAAGAACTTCGACAATCTAGCACTTGCAAGAGCCTCATCCATGTATTTTTCGCCCAACGTTTAGTTTTTAAG ATTCCTGGTGTTACTAAGAGCAAGTTGCTGCCAAGAAAATTTAATAAGGTTGCTCTTATTGGTGGGGGAGCAATGAGCTCTGAAGTGGCAAAATTGTTGGTACTTAGTAACTACCAAGTCATTCTGAAAGAGAAGGATGAAAAGAGTTTATTGTTGCAGATCGACAGAGTCAAGG GAAAACTGCAAAATCATGTCAAGAATGGAAAGGAAGATCAGTATAGGCCTGAAAAGGTTTTCAGTTTATTAAAGGGTGTTCTTGACTACGATGACTTCAAAGATGTTGAGTTAGTCATAGAG GCTGAAGCAGGAACTTTGTCCTTGCAGCAAGAGATTTTTGCAGATCTTGAGAAAATCTGCCCCCCGCATTGTATTTTTACCAGTAGCTTAACATTCAGTTTGAAATCGATTGGGGAAAAGACAAAATGTCATGATAGGATGGCCGGGATTCACTTTTTCTG CCCATCTCCTGACATGCCACTTATAGAAATTGTTCGTATGGATAGTACATCTCCACAAGTAATTGTTGATTTAATGGATCTTGGGAAGAAAATGAGGAAAACCCCAATCATAGTTGGGGATTTAGAAGGTCATTCAATCAACAGATTGCTTATCAAATATTTGCATGCAGCAATATTTCTAGCTGAAAGAGGAGTAGATCTATACCTGATTGATCAGGCTTTTACAAGCTTTGGGATGCTATTAGGCCCATTTAG GATGATAGATATGCTTGGACTTCAAGTTTTTGAAGCGATTGGCAGGATATATGTTGAGAATCTCCCTGATAGTTCTTATCATATTAAACTGATTTCATTCTTGCGACAACATGATTATGAAG GTGAATCCAGTGGCAAGGGTTTCTACAAATATGACAACTGTGGCATGGCTACCCCAAATGCCaagataaaaaaatatctaCAAAAGTCTGGGAATACATCATATATGACCATAGAATCCAAG TTGACAAAATTGTCCAATGACGAGATGGTTGAGATGATCCTTTTTCCTGCTTTGAATGAGGCATGCCAACTCATTTCAAAGGGAATTGTAACTAGGCCATCTGATCTTGATGTTGCTTCTGTTTTGGGAATGGGATTCCCAGCATATAG GGGAGGAATCATTTACTGGTCTGATACCTTTAGCTCTGCTTATATTCATTCGAATTTGGAAAATTGGTCGAAGGTACATGGAGAATTTTTCAAGCCCTGTGCCTACATAACAGAATGTGCAGCAAAGGGAGTATCGTTA GTAAATGAAACAAATCATGGTAAATCCAGATTGTGA
- the LOC140879113 gene encoding glyoxysomal fatty acid beta-oxidation multifunctional protein MFP-a-like isoform X4 yields the protein MQGKKTKKELGFMSIEIVTDTLEGARKPLVAAIEGPAFGGGLEIALACHARISTSTAQLGLTELQYGILPGLGGTQRLPRLVGLTKALEMILMSKRVSGEEARILNLVDAIAPADKLLGVARQWALDISECRRPWIISLYKIDKLEPFAEARAILKSARFEVQKQNPNLVHQLVCIDVIEHGIVSGPRNALWKEAEALQELRQSSTCKSLIHVFFAQRLVFKIPGVTKSKLLPRKFNKVALIGGGAMSSEVAKLLVLSNYQVILKEKDEKSLLLQIDRVKGKLQNHVKNGKEDQYRPEKVFSLLKGVLDYDDFKDVELVIEAEAGTLSLQQEIFADLEKICPPHCIFTSSLTFSLKSIGEKTKCHDRMAGIHFFCPSPDMPLIEIVRMDSTSPQVIVDLMDLGKKMRKTPIIVGDLEGHSINRLLIKYLHAAIFLAERGVDLYLIDQAFTSFGMLLGPFRMIDMLGLQVFEAIGRIYVENLPDSSYHIKLISFLRQHDYEGESSGKGFYKYDNCGMATPNAKIKKYLQKSGNTSYMTIESKLTKLSNDEMVEMILFPALNEACQLISKGIVTRPSDLDVASVLGMGFPAYRGGIIYWSDTFSSAYIHSNLENWSKVHGEFFKPCAYITECAAKGVSLVNETNHGKSRL from the exons ATGCAAGGGAAAAAGA CAAAAAAGGAGCTTGGATTTATGTCAATTGAAATTGTCACCGATACTTTGGAAG GTGCAAGAAAGCCTTTGGTAGCTGCTATTGAAGGTCCTGCTTTTGGTGGTGGACTGGAAATTGCTCTT GCCTGTCATGCTCGCATATCAACTTCCACCGCACAATTGGGCCTTACTGAACTTCAGTATGGGATTCTTCCTGGACTTGGTG GGACGCAGCGGCTTCCCAGGCTCGTGGGCCTTACCAAGGCTCTTGAAATGATTTTG ATGTCAAAGCGAGTAAGTGGAGAGGAAGCTCGAATTTTGAACCTTGTGGATGCAATAGCTCCAGCAGATAAGCTGCTTGGAGTAGCTCGTCAATGGGCGTTGGATATATCAGAGTGTAGAAGACCATGGATCATTAGTCTTTATAAAATTGACAAACTAGAACCATTTGCTGAAGCTAGGGCGATACTGAAATCAGCTCGGTTTGAAGTCCAGAAACAAAATCCAAACCTAGTGCATCAATTGGTATGCATCGATGTTATTGAACATGGAATAGTTTCAGGCCCTCGTAATGCCCTGTGGAAG GAAGCAGAAGCTCTGCAAGAACTTCGACAATCTAGCACTTGCAAGAGCCTCATCCATGTATTTTTCGCCCAACGTTTAGTTTTTAAG ATTCCTGGTGTTACTAAGAGCAAGTTGCTGCCAAGAAAATTTAATAAGGTTGCTCTTATTGGTGGGGGAGCAATGAGCTCTGAAGTGGCAAAATTGTTGGTACTTAGTAACTACCAAGTCATTCTGAAAGAGAAGGATGAAAAGAGTTTATTGTTGCAGATCGACAGAGTCAAGG GAAAACTGCAAAATCATGTCAAGAATGGAAAGGAAGATCAGTATAGGCCTGAAAAGGTTTTCAGTTTATTAAAGGGTGTTCTTGACTACGATGACTTCAAAGATGTTGAGTTAGTCATAGAG GCTGAAGCAGGAACTTTGTCCTTGCAGCAAGAGATTTTTGCAGATCTTGAGAAAATCTGCCCCCCGCATTGTATTTTTACCAGTAGCTTAACATTCAGTTTGAAATCGATTGGGGAAAAGACAAAATGTCATGATAGGATGGCCGGGATTCACTTTTTCTG CCCATCTCCTGACATGCCACTTATAGAAATTGTTCGTATGGATAGTACATCTCCACAAGTAATTGTTGATTTAATGGATCTTGGGAAGAAAATGAGGAAAACCCCAATCATAGTTGGGGATTTAGAAGGTCATTCAATCAACAGATTGCTTATCAAATATTTGCATGCAGCAATATTTCTAGCTGAAAGAGGAGTAGATCTATACCTGATTGATCAGGCTTTTACAAGCTTTGGGATGCTATTAGGCCCATTTAG GATGATAGATATGCTTGGACTTCAAGTTTTTGAAGCGATTGGCAGGATATATGTTGAGAATCTCCCTGATAGTTCTTATCATATTAAACTGATTTCATTCTTGCGACAACATGATTATGAAG GTGAATCCAGTGGCAAGGGTTTCTACAAATATGACAACTGTGGCATGGCTACCCCAAATGCCaagataaaaaaatatctaCAAAAGTCTGGGAATACATCATATATGACCATAGAATCCAAG TTGACAAAATTGTCCAATGACGAGATGGTTGAGATGATCCTTTTTCCTGCTTTGAATGAGGCATGCCAACTCATTTCAAAGGGAATTGTAACTAGGCCATCTGATCTTGATGTTGCTTCTGTTTTGGGAATGGGATTCCCAGCATATAG GGGAGGAATCATTTACTGGTCTGATACCTTTAGCTCTGCTTATATTCATTCGAATTTGGAAAATTGGTCGAAGGTACATGGAGAATTTTTCAAGCCCTGTGCCTACATAACAGAATGTGCAGCAAAGGGAGTATCGTTA GTAAATGAAACAAATCATGGTAAATCCAGATTGTGA
- the LOC140879113 gene encoding glyoxysomal fatty acid beta-oxidation multifunctional protein MFP-a-like isoform X3 has product MLDLKRTIEGALLRHDVKAIVVTGLKGKFSAGFDVTAFGGMQGKKTKKELGFMSIEIVTDTLEGARKPLVAAIEGPAFGGGLEIALACHARISTSTAQLGLTELQYGILPGLGGTQRLPRLVGLTKALEMILMSKRVSGEEARILNLVDAIAPADKLLGVARQWALDISECRRPWIISLYKIDKLEPFAEARAILKSARFEVQKQNPNLVHQLVCIDVIEHGIVSGPRNALWKEAEALQELRQSSTCKSLIHVFFAQRLVFKIPGVTKSKLLPRKFNKVALIGGGAMSSEVAKLLVLSNYQVILKEKDEKSLLLQIDRVKGKLQNHVKNGKEDQYRPEKVFSLLKGVLDYDDFKDVELVIEAEAGTLSLQQEIFADLEKICPPHCIFTSSLTFSLKSIGEKTKCHDRMAGIHFFCPSPDMPLIEIVRMDSTSPQVIVDLMDLGKKMRKTPIIVGDLEGHSINRLLIKYLHAAIFLAERGVDLYLIDQAFTSFGMLLGPFRMIDMLGLQVFEAIGRIYVENLPDSSYHIKLISFLRQHDYEGESSGKGFYKYDNCGMATPNAKIKKYLQKSGNTSYMTIESKLTKLSNDEMVEMILFPALNEACQLISKGIVTRPSDLDVASVLGMGFPAYRGGIIYWSDTFSSAYIHSNLENWSKVHGEFFKPCAYITECAAKGVSLVNETNHGKSRL; this is encoded by the exons ATGCTCGACTTGAAAAGGACTATTGAAGGAGCTCTATTAAGACACGACGTTAAAGCAATTGTAGTTACTG GCTTGAAAGGAAAGTTCTCTGCTGGTTTTGACGTGACAGCTTTTGGTGGAATGCAAGGGAAAAAGA CAAAAAAGGAGCTTGGATTTATGTCAATTGAAATTGTCACCGATACTTTGGAAG GTGCAAGAAAGCCTTTGGTAGCTGCTATTGAAGGTCCTGCTTTTGGTGGTGGACTGGAAATTGCTCTT GCCTGTCATGCTCGCATATCAACTTCCACCGCACAATTGGGCCTTACTGAACTTCAGTATGGGATTCTTCCTGGACTTGGTG GGACGCAGCGGCTTCCCAGGCTCGTGGGCCTTACCAAGGCTCTTGAAATGATTTTG ATGTCAAAGCGAGTAAGTGGAGAGGAAGCTCGAATTTTGAACCTTGTGGATGCAATAGCTCCAGCAGATAAGCTGCTTGGAGTAGCTCGTCAATGGGCGTTGGATATATCAGAGTGTAGAAGACCATGGATCATTAGTCTTTATAAAATTGACAAACTAGAACCATTTGCTGAAGCTAGGGCGATACTGAAATCAGCTCGGTTTGAAGTCCAGAAACAAAATCCAAACCTAGTGCATCAATTGGTATGCATCGATGTTATTGAACATGGAATAGTTTCAGGCCCTCGTAATGCCCTGTGGAAG GAAGCAGAAGCTCTGCAAGAACTTCGACAATCTAGCACTTGCAAGAGCCTCATCCATGTATTTTTCGCCCAACGTTTAGTTTTTAAG ATTCCTGGTGTTACTAAGAGCAAGTTGCTGCCAAGAAAATTTAATAAGGTTGCTCTTATTGGTGGGGGAGCAATGAGCTCTGAAGTGGCAAAATTGTTGGTACTTAGTAACTACCAAGTCATTCTGAAAGAGAAGGATGAAAAGAGTTTATTGTTGCAGATCGACAGAGTCAAGG GAAAACTGCAAAATCATGTCAAGAATGGAAAGGAAGATCAGTATAGGCCTGAAAAGGTTTTCAGTTTATTAAAGGGTGTTCTTGACTACGATGACTTCAAAGATGTTGAGTTAGTCATAGAG GCTGAAGCAGGAACTTTGTCCTTGCAGCAAGAGATTTTTGCAGATCTTGAGAAAATCTGCCCCCCGCATTGTATTTTTACCAGTAGCTTAACATTCAGTTTGAAATCGATTGGGGAAAAGACAAAATGTCATGATAGGATGGCCGGGATTCACTTTTTCTG CCCATCTCCTGACATGCCACTTATAGAAATTGTTCGTATGGATAGTACATCTCCACAAGTAATTGTTGATTTAATGGATCTTGGGAAGAAAATGAGGAAAACCCCAATCATAGTTGGGGATTTAGAAGGTCATTCAATCAACAGATTGCTTATCAAATATTTGCATGCAGCAATATTTCTAGCTGAAAGAGGAGTAGATCTATACCTGATTGATCAGGCTTTTACAAGCTTTGGGATGCTATTAGGCCCATTTAG GATGATAGATATGCTTGGACTTCAAGTTTTTGAAGCGATTGGCAGGATATATGTTGAGAATCTCCCTGATAGTTCTTATCATATTAAACTGATTTCATTCTTGCGACAACATGATTATGAAG GTGAATCCAGTGGCAAGGGTTTCTACAAATATGACAACTGTGGCATGGCTACCCCAAATGCCaagataaaaaaatatctaCAAAAGTCTGGGAATACATCATATATGACCATAGAATCCAAG TTGACAAAATTGTCCAATGACGAGATGGTTGAGATGATCCTTTTTCCTGCTTTGAATGAGGCATGCCAACTCATTTCAAAGGGAATTGTAACTAGGCCATCTGATCTTGATGTTGCTTCTGTTTTGGGAATGGGATTCCCAGCATATAG GGGAGGAATCATTTACTGGTCTGATACCTTTAGCTCTGCTTATATTCATTCGAATTTGGAAAATTGGTCGAAGGTACATGGAGAATTTTTCAAGCCCTGTGCCTACATAACAGAATGTGCAGCAAAGGGAGTATCGTTA GTAAATGAAACAAATCATGGTAAATCCAGATTGTGA
- the LOC140879113 gene encoding glyoxysomal fatty acid beta-oxidation multifunctional protein MFP-a-like isoform X7 produces the protein MPVMLAYQLPPHNWALLNFRTQRLPRLVGLTKALEMILMSKRVSGEEARILNLVDAIAPADKLLGVARQWALDISECRRPWIISLYKIDKLEPFAEARAILKSARFEVQKQNPNLVHQLVCIDVIEHGIVSGPRNALWKEAEALQELRQSSTCKSLIHVFFAQRLVFKIPGVTKSKLLPRKFNKVALIGGGAMSSEVAKLLVLSNYQVILKEKDEKSLLLQIDRVKGKLQNHVKNGKEDQYRPEKVFSLLKGVLDYDDFKDVELVIEAEAGTLSLQQEIFADLEKICPPHCIFTSSLTFSLKSIGEKTKCHDRMAGIHFFCPSPDMPLIEIVRMDSTSPQVIVDLMDLGKKMRKTPIIVGDLEGHSINRLLIKYLHAAIFLAERGVDLYLIDQAFTSFGMLLGPFRMIDMLGLQVFEAIGRIYVENLPDSSYHIKLISFLRQHDYEGESSGKGFYKYDNCGMATPNAKIKKYLQKSGNTSYMTIESKLTKLSNDEMVEMILFPALNEACQLISKGIVTRPSDLDVASVLGMGFPAYRGGIIYWSDTFSSAYIHSNLENWSKVHGEFFKPCAYITECAAKGVSLVNETNHGKSRL, from the exons AT GCCTGTCATGCTCGCATATCAACTTCCACCGCACAATTGGGCCTTACTGAACTTCA GGACGCAGCGGCTTCCCAGGCTCGTGGGCCTTACCAAGGCTCTTGAAATGATTTTG ATGTCAAAGCGAGTAAGTGGAGAGGAAGCTCGAATTTTGAACCTTGTGGATGCAATAGCTCCAGCAGATAAGCTGCTTGGAGTAGCTCGTCAATGGGCGTTGGATATATCAGAGTGTAGAAGACCATGGATCATTAGTCTTTATAAAATTGACAAACTAGAACCATTTGCTGAAGCTAGGGCGATACTGAAATCAGCTCGGTTTGAAGTCCAGAAACAAAATCCAAACCTAGTGCATCAATTGGTATGCATCGATGTTATTGAACATGGAATAGTTTCAGGCCCTCGTAATGCCCTGTGGAAG GAAGCAGAAGCTCTGCAAGAACTTCGACAATCTAGCACTTGCAAGAGCCTCATCCATGTATTTTTCGCCCAACGTTTAGTTTTTAAG ATTCCTGGTGTTACTAAGAGCAAGTTGCTGCCAAGAAAATTTAATAAGGTTGCTCTTATTGGTGGGGGAGCAATGAGCTCTGAAGTGGCAAAATTGTTGGTACTTAGTAACTACCAAGTCATTCTGAAAGAGAAGGATGAAAAGAGTTTATTGTTGCAGATCGACAGAGTCAAGG GAAAACTGCAAAATCATGTCAAGAATGGAAAGGAAGATCAGTATAGGCCTGAAAAGGTTTTCAGTTTATTAAAGGGTGTTCTTGACTACGATGACTTCAAAGATGTTGAGTTAGTCATAGAG GCTGAAGCAGGAACTTTGTCCTTGCAGCAAGAGATTTTTGCAGATCTTGAGAAAATCTGCCCCCCGCATTGTATTTTTACCAGTAGCTTAACATTCAGTTTGAAATCGATTGGGGAAAAGACAAAATGTCATGATAGGATGGCCGGGATTCACTTTTTCTG CCCATCTCCTGACATGCCACTTATAGAAATTGTTCGTATGGATAGTACATCTCCACAAGTAATTGTTGATTTAATGGATCTTGGGAAGAAAATGAGGAAAACCCCAATCATAGTTGGGGATTTAGAAGGTCATTCAATCAACAGATTGCTTATCAAATATTTGCATGCAGCAATATTTCTAGCTGAAAGAGGAGTAGATCTATACCTGATTGATCAGGCTTTTACAAGCTTTGGGATGCTATTAGGCCCATTTAG GATGATAGATATGCTTGGACTTCAAGTTTTTGAAGCGATTGGCAGGATATATGTTGAGAATCTCCCTGATAGTTCTTATCATATTAAACTGATTTCATTCTTGCGACAACATGATTATGAAG GTGAATCCAGTGGCAAGGGTTTCTACAAATATGACAACTGTGGCATGGCTACCCCAAATGCCaagataaaaaaatatctaCAAAAGTCTGGGAATACATCATATATGACCATAGAATCCAAG TTGACAAAATTGTCCAATGACGAGATGGTTGAGATGATCCTTTTTCCTGCTTTGAATGAGGCATGCCAACTCATTTCAAAGGGAATTGTAACTAGGCCATCTGATCTTGATGTTGCTTCTGTTTTGGGAATGGGATTCCCAGCATATAG GGGAGGAATCATTTACTGGTCTGATACCTTTAGCTCTGCTTATATTCATTCGAATTTGGAAAATTGGTCGAAGGTACATGGAGAATTTTTCAAGCCCTGTGCCTACATAACAGAATGTGCAGCAAAGGGAGTATCGTTA GTAAATGAAACAAATCATGGTAAATCCAGATTGTGA
- the LOC140879113 gene encoding glyoxysomal fatty acid beta-oxidation multifunctional protein MFP-a-like isoform X2, translating to MVGKTEVDVGVDGVAVVAINNPPLNLLSAAVMLDLKRTIEGALLRHDVKAIVVTAFGGMQGKKTKKELGFMSIEIVTDTLEGARKPLVAAIEGPAFGGGLEIALACHARISTSTAQLGLTELQYGILPGLGGTQRLPRLVGLTKALEMILMSKRVSGEEARILNLVDAIAPADKLLGVARQWALDISECRRPWIISLYKIDKLEPFAEARAILKSARFEVQKQNPNLVHQLVCIDVIEHGIVSGPRNALWKEAEALQELRQSSTCKSLIHVFFAQRLVFKIPGVTKSKLLPRKFNKVALIGGGAMSSEVAKLLVLSNYQVILKEKDEKSLLLQIDRVKGKLQNHVKNGKEDQYRPEKVFSLLKGVLDYDDFKDVELVIEAEAGTLSLQQEIFADLEKICPPHCIFTSSLTFSLKSIGEKTKCHDRMAGIHFFCPSPDMPLIEIVRMDSTSPQVIVDLMDLGKKMRKTPIIVGDLEGHSINRLLIKYLHAAIFLAERGVDLYLIDQAFTSFGMLLGPFRMIDMLGLQVFEAIGRIYVENLPDSSYHIKLISFLRQHDYEGESSGKGFYKYDNCGMATPNAKIKKYLQKSGNTSYMTIESKLTKLSNDEMVEMILFPALNEACQLISKGIVTRPSDLDVASVLGMGFPAYRGGIIYWSDTFSSAYIHSNLENWSKVHGEFFKPCAYITECAAKGVSLVNETNHGKSRL from the exons ATGGTCGGGAAAACAGAGGTGGATGTCGGAGTCGATGGGGTGGCCGTTGTCGCGATCAACAACCCACCTCTCAATCTGCTCTCAGCTGCCG TGATGCTCGACTTGAAAAGGACTATTGAAGGAGCTCTATTAAGACACGACGTTAAAGCAATTGTAGTTACTG CTTTTGGTGGAATGCAAGGGAAAAAGA CAAAAAAGGAGCTTGGATTTATGTCAATTGAAATTGTCACCGATACTTTGGAAG GTGCAAGAAAGCCTTTGGTAGCTGCTATTGAAGGTCCTGCTTTTGGTGGTGGACTGGAAATTGCTCTT GCCTGTCATGCTCGCATATCAACTTCCACCGCACAATTGGGCCTTACTGAACTTCAGTATGGGATTCTTCCTGGACTTGGTG GGACGCAGCGGCTTCCCAGGCTCGTGGGCCTTACCAAGGCTCTTGAAATGATTTTG ATGTCAAAGCGAGTAAGTGGAGAGGAAGCTCGAATTTTGAACCTTGTGGATGCAATAGCTCCAGCAGATAAGCTGCTTGGAGTAGCTCGTCAATGGGCGTTGGATATATCAGAGTGTAGAAGACCATGGATCATTAGTCTTTATAAAATTGACAAACTAGAACCATTTGCTGAAGCTAGGGCGATACTGAAATCAGCTCGGTTTGAAGTCCAGAAACAAAATCCAAACCTAGTGCATCAATTGGTATGCATCGATGTTATTGAACATGGAATAGTTTCAGGCCCTCGTAATGCCCTGTGGAAG GAAGCAGAAGCTCTGCAAGAACTTCGACAATCTAGCACTTGCAAGAGCCTCATCCATGTATTTTTCGCCCAACGTTTAGTTTTTAAG ATTCCTGGTGTTACTAAGAGCAAGTTGCTGCCAAGAAAATTTAATAAGGTTGCTCTTATTGGTGGGGGAGCAATGAGCTCTGAAGTGGCAAAATTGTTGGTACTTAGTAACTACCAAGTCATTCTGAAAGAGAAGGATGAAAAGAGTTTATTGTTGCAGATCGACAGAGTCAAGG GAAAACTGCAAAATCATGTCAAGAATGGAAAGGAAGATCAGTATAGGCCTGAAAAGGTTTTCAGTTTATTAAAGGGTGTTCTTGACTACGATGACTTCAAAGATGTTGAGTTAGTCATAGAG GCTGAAGCAGGAACTTTGTCCTTGCAGCAAGAGATTTTTGCAGATCTTGAGAAAATCTGCCCCCCGCATTGTATTTTTACCAGTAGCTTAACATTCAGTTTGAAATCGATTGGGGAAAAGACAAAATGTCATGATAGGATGGCCGGGATTCACTTTTTCTG CCCATCTCCTGACATGCCACTTATAGAAATTGTTCGTATGGATAGTACATCTCCACAAGTAATTGTTGATTTAATGGATCTTGGGAAGAAAATGAGGAAAACCCCAATCATAGTTGGGGATTTAGAAGGTCATTCAATCAACAGATTGCTTATCAAATATTTGCATGCAGCAATATTTCTAGCTGAAAGAGGAGTAGATCTATACCTGATTGATCAGGCTTTTACAAGCTTTGGGATGCTATTAGGCCCATTTAG GATGATAGATATGCTTGGACTTCAAGTTTTTGAAGCGATTGGCAGGATATATGTTGAGAATCTCCCTGATAGTTCTTATCATATTAAACTGATTTCATTCTTGCGACAACATGATTATGAAG GTGAATCCAGTGGCAAGGGTTTCTACAAATATGACAACTGTGGCATGGCTACCCCAAATGCCaagataaaaaaatatctaCAAAAGTCTGGGAATACATCATATATGACCATAGAATCCAAG TTGACAAAATTGTCCAATGACGAGATGGTTGAGATGATCCTTTTTCCTGCTTTGAATGAGGCATGCCAACTCATTTCAAAGGGAATTGTAACTAGGCCATCTGATCTTGATGTTGCTTCTGTTTTGGGAATGGGATTCCCAGCATATAG GGGAGGAATCATTTACTGGTCTGATACCTTTAGCTCTGCTTATATTCATTCGAATTTGGAAAATTGGTCGAAGGTACATGGAGAATTTTTCAAGCCCTGTGCCTACATAACAGAATGTGCAGCAAAGGGAGTATCGTTA GTAAATGAAACAAATCATGGTAAATCCAGATTGTGA